In Prionailurus viverrinus isolate Anna chromosome D1, UM_Priviv_1.0, whole genome shotgun sequence, the DNA window CCCCTCGCCACTGGCCCTCACCAGGTCCTGCGGGGGCCGGTGCACCCGGAAGAAGCCCACCAGCAGGGTGGTGGGCAGCAACTCCCACACAAAGAGGATGAGGCCAAACACCAGGTAGCCTTTGTTCCCCAGGTCGTTCACCAGGTCCGCCTAGGAAGGCAGGGGGTTGTGTCAATCCGTGGTCGTGCTGGCGGGGGCACCCGGACAGAGCCGAGGCCAATGGGGGGCCGAGAGCCATGGCTACTAAGGAGGCAGCAAACGAGCCGAACGCCCACCTGGTCAGAGACGTTGTACCAGTCATAATCGAAGGCATCCAGCCGGCTCCGGGGGGCCAAGGCCAGGGCTGCCAGGTTGTAGCAGGCCCGGCTGGCATAGAGCAGGACCATGGCGCCACCCATCGCAGCCGCCTGGCACACACTGGTCCCCTGGCACAGATGACAAGAGGGGACCCTCAGGGAAGGGAGGCTCcagtctcctccccaccctgaaGACCACTGCACGAAGACCCCGAAGGGCACCCGGGTATCGGGGCTTGGGGCCCTACCTTGGCCTCCAGGTAAATGCTGGTGGAGGGTGCCCGCCGGGCGACAAGGCAGAGGCAGGCGGCAAGAGACAGCGCGCAGATGACAAAGAGGGAGTCGCTCACCAGGACTCGCACCAGCAGGAGGGCCCAGGGCTGTGCCCGGCGCCGGCGGGACAGCACAGCACACAGCACATTCACCAGCAGAAAGAGCAGCGAGGCCCCCACGAAGGCCCCCCGGACGGCCAGCCTGCGGCCCACAGCACAGTCAGCCCCAGGCAACCGTCCCTAGCGCTCACTGACCACCCGAACTCCCCCAGGAGACCCTAGTTGACGCCAGGGTCAGAACCAATCCAGGCCGACGCTGTCTGCACCCCGGCTCTCCggttttacagaaggggaaaccgaggcccagtgAGGTCAGGTATGGCTGACACCTATGACACAGTGCACTGAGCACGGGACTGAGAGTCGAATGTAAGCCCTGACTCTGCCTTCCGCGGCATCTATGACCTTGAACGTGTGGCTTTACCttgctgggcctcagttccctcatctcgcagatggggataataacagcCTCACGGGTAGGTCGTAAAAAACATTTGTGAAAGCTCTCCCTAAACCGTAAGACGTTATACAAATGACAGGCTTATCACCGCCAGCCAAGGTCACCCAGAAGTGGCAGTCCGGGGCTTGCAAGGGCTGGAGCCTCCAGCCCTTCTTCCATCACGGAAGACACTGGGACCCCCTCCCCTCACGCTGCCATCACCGTTTCCATGATGGTTGCCCTTCACGGGTGCAATGCCTTTGCCAGGCCGTCTGCCGCAGGTGCCTAACTTTTCCAAGCCCTTCCACAAACACCTCCTAACTTGTCCTCGCCTCAGCACTGCACAGGAGGGGGGCAAGAAATGGACACCAGCCTGGTCCCTAACCCCTGGCCTGGCGGGTGTGCCCACGTGTCCCATGTACTTACAAGCCTCGGCTCATCTCCGGCCGGCGCTTGGCCTTGGCCTTGAACACAACCTGGGAGCAGAGATGCCCATCATTCCTTCGGGCCCTGGGGGCTGGCCGCCCCAcggccccccccctccccccacccgttATCATGGTTACCTGGGCAAAGTAGAGGTTCATAAGCGTCAGCGTGAAGAACTGTAGGCAGACAGGGCAGCAGTAGAGAAGCCAAAAGGGCAGGGGTCCCAGGCGGTTGGCTCGGGGGGTATCTCGGAAGTAGAAGGAAAAGAGGGTGGTGCGCAAGGCAGCCCAGAGCAAACAGAGTGCCAGGAACACCGTCTGATAGCTGAGGCGCTTGTGCCCATATAGAAGCACCAGCCAGAGTTGGGCATAGACGGAAAAGAAGAGTAGGGCGTACAGGGTGGTGTAGGCCGCGGTCAGCCCCAGGGTCACGGCGGGAGGCAGCGCAGGCACCAGCCCGGCAGCAGGCACCAGGCCAGACAGGTTACTCTCCATGTCCGGAAGGGAGGCCTGAATCCCAGAGAACGAGAtggaggggctggcagggggcCAGGGAAATAAATATGGAGGGGTGGGAGTTGCAGGGTGCAGCGACAGAGACGGGGAGCTCAGGAGGAAAGAAGCTGCGACTGGCCAGGCCCGTCCTCCTCAACAGAGGGACCCTGCGCTTGCAGCGGGGCACaggcagcctggggcctgggccccTCACTCTGGGGCGTGGAAGGACAGTCCCTCGCGAGGGCAGAGGCGGGAGGTGGGCAGGGTCTCCTCCCTGGGCCAGCTCCAGAGCGGGGTGAGGGGGTGCAGAGGCTGAAGGACAGGGGTCCCTGGCCTTGGTCGTTCGAGTCGTCTCGGCAGGAGGGGGAGAGCCGAGAGATACCCTTCGGCCGAGGGCAGCGGCCGCTGCGGGGGGGGCGCTCACCCCccagctctccccctccccaaactgggggtctctctcccctccaaTAATCCGGATTGGGGACGGCCTCTGCCTTCTGTCCTCGGAATTCCgacgctgcccccaccccaccccccacttcatCCACTCTCCAGCCTCGGGGGGCGGGAGGAGGCCGACGCCGGGTCCTCGGGACGCCGCCGGGGGAGCCGGCTCTGGTCGCTGGGACCCGGGGCTCCGGCTCCCCAGCTCCCCGGCTCCCGCTGCTCCGCCCCCTCCTGCGCCTGCGCCTGCGCGGGCGCCGTTGGCTACGCTAATCGCGCAGGGTCTGGCCCCACCAGCTCCGCAGCTGCGCGCCGAGTCGCGCCGCGCCCGGCGCGGAGCCGTTCGAGAATTGGCGCGAGCTGCGCCGCCGGCGGGCGCCCGGGGTTACTAGAGGCAGCGGGAGGCCGAGACGCTGGGGCGAAAGCGCAACCGGCGGGCGCGCGGGTGGGCCGTGCCCAGGGACGGCGGGCCTTGTTTGTTTGGGGGGCCGCCAGTTCCCATGCTTGTCTTGCCCATCCTCAAACCGAGATCGCGCCAgccggccggggcggggggggcggtaACGACTTCCCCTCACCGGCTCTCGGAAGGAAACTTCCGCCCACAGCCAAGATggcccccgggccccgcccccccccccccccccgcccccggggcttAACCCGCAGGGCCCCGCAGTCCCCCGGAGGCGCGCCCGCCCCACGCCCTGGCCGGCCGCGGTTCCCGCTCACCTGGCCGGCTGCCCTCCCGGCGCGAAGCCCCCGCGGGTCCTACGGTCACCCACAACGGGGCCCCCTCTCCTGCGCCGGGGCAGTCATCCTGCCGGGGAGGAGGCTCCCTCGCTTATCTCGAGCTCTCCAGAGCTGGCGCGGGGAGTGGTGCCCCCGAGGCGGGCGGTGCGAGGTTTCCActgtgggggaagagggagcGGGACTTCCCGACCCGGCTACCCAGTCCACTCGGAGCAgggacaacagcaacaacaatcgCATCCAGGTAGAGCAGTGACCACAGCAACAACGAATGCATCCGACGGCTGAGCTTCGGCTAAAGCTTTGCAAAGTGTTTTCACCCACAGTAGTCACCACTCGGTTTACAAAGTTCACTGGCTCCTGAGGGAGGtgtcattatcctcattttacaggagTGGAGACTAAAGTCCAGGGGGCTGAAGGGCTTGTCAGCAGAAGCTGGTCTCCGGGTTTCAAATGGGGACCCCAGAGAATCCCTTATCTGCTCCCACACACGTCCCAGGCCCAGGGATGTCGGGAACCGAGCAGCGGGAGGCGAGGAAGGGACCCAGGACGAAGGCGGTAGGCAGGGAGCAAGTCCCGCGGCGGGGGCGGAGACTGGGTCGGAAGCGGCCACGCCCCCTGGCCAGCCCTAGTGACATTTCAAAAGCTGATTGGGCCGGGTCGGTGACAGTTCCCGTTGCCCAGGCAACTAGGGCCGGGCTCCCTCAGTACTGGAGGGAGGCGGCAGGCCCGGGTCAGGGGCCTCGAGATCGGGCTTGGGGTAAGACTTGTGGGCCGTCACCTAGGGCAGGTTGGGCCGGGGCCTAGGGAGGGGCCTGGGACTACTTCACAGCACCAAGGCTCCAAAAGAGGAGATTTAGGTCGTGGGTGGACAGGCCGAGCGAGCTGCCCAGCGAGAGACGGGAGCCCGGGAGGCAGGGTGGACCTGGGGCTCTAAGGTGGGAGACAGAACCAGAGGTGtctgctgtcccctcccttcACCGAACACCATATGCCCCCTGTGTCCTGACTACCTCCCATCTTGCCCCCACAGCCCAGAGCATGTTCCAGATCccagagtttgagcccagtgAGCAGGAAGACTCCAGCCCTACGGATAGgggcctgggccccagccccacaGGGGACCGGCCCCGCGGCCC includes these proteins:
- the GPR137 gene encoding integral membrane protein GPR137 isoform X1, giving the protein MESNLSGLVPAAGLVPALPPAVTLGLTAAYTTLYALLFFSVYAQLWLVLLYGHKRLSYQTVFLALCLLWAALRTTLFSFYFRDTPRANRLGPLPFWLLYCCPVCLQFFTLTLMNLYFAQVVFKAKAKRRPEMSRGLLAVRGAFVGASLLFLLVNVLCAVLSRRRRAQPWALLLVRVLVSDSLFVICALSLAACLCLVARRAPSTSIYLEAKGTSVCQAAAMGGAMVLLYASRACYNLAALALAPRSRLDAFDYDWYNVSDQADLVNDLGNKGYLVFGLILFVWELLPTTLLVGFFRVHRPPQDLSTSRILNGQVFGSRSYFFDRAGHCEDEGCSWERGRSESTSMSGSLGSGSWYGAIGREPAWCGGSQTRTTPLLFSQVLGPGGHHHSLYSTPQT
- the GPR137 gene encoding integral membrane protein GPR137 isoform X2; translation: MESNLSGLVPAAGLVPALPPAVTLGLTAAYTTLYALLFFSVYAQLWLVLLYGHKRLSYQTVFLALCLLWAALRTTLFSFYFRDTPRANRLGPLPFWLLYCCPVCLQFFTLTLMNLYFAQVVFKAKAKRRPEMSRGLLAVRGAFVGASLLFLLVNVLCAVLSRRRRAQPWALLLVRVLVSDSLFVICALSLAACLCLVARRAPSTSIYLEAKGTSVCQAAAMGGAMVLLYASRACYNLAALALAPRSRLDAFDYDWYNVSDQADLVNDLGNKGYLVFGLILFVWELLPTTLLVGFFRVHRPPQDLVFGSRSYFFDRAGHCEDEGCSWERGRSESTSMSGSLGSGSWYGAIGREPAWCGGSQTRTTPLLFSQVLGPGGHHHSLYSTPQT